In Aristaeella hokkaidonensis, the following are encoded in one genomic region:
- the nudC gene encoding NAD(+) diphosphatase: protein MIQDIEPSRLDNAFRPGIPEEKDFVLLFDVDGRILVRTGDGKIRFTTGKEVPADGTVYLFSVDGDRYFCALTPAGTALPGFEFRTVRELRDAGSGKELFAAFTAYHLWRWYAENRRCGRCGGENRCHSAERALQCSICGHVVYPRINPAVIVGVIKGDSLLITRYRKGYAHNALVAGFTEIGETLEQTVHREVMEETGVRVHNIRYYKSQPWGMAQDLLVGFYCGADEESVIRMDPNELKYAEWVRREDIVLQPNNLSLTNEMMRMFKEGKKV, encoded by the coding sequence ATGATCCAGGATATTGAACCATCCAGGCTGGACAACGCATTCAGGCCGGGAATCCCTGAGGAAAAAGATTTCGTCCTGCTTTTTGACGTGGACGGAAGAATACTTGTCAGAACAGGAGACGGAAAGATTCGTTTTACCACTGGGAAAGAGGTTCCGGCAGACGGTACAGTTTATCTGTTTTCGGTGGATGGGGACAGGTATTTCTGCGCGCTGACACCCGCCGGGACAGCGCTTCCGGGGTTTGAATTCAGGACAGTGCGGGAGCTGCGGGACGCCGGCAGCGGCAAAGAGCTTTTTGCCGCATTTACCGCATATCACCTGTGGCGGTGGTATGCCGAGAACCGCCGGTGCGGACGGTGCGGCGGGGAAAACAGATGCCATTCCGCGGAACGGGCCCTGCAATGCAGCATTTGCGGGCATGTGGTTTATCCGAGGATCAATCCGGCTGTCATTGTCGGCGTCATCAAAGGTGACAGCCTGCTGATCACCCGGTACCGGAAAGGCTATGCGCACAACGCGCTGGTTGCCGGTTTTACGGAAATCGGCGAGACGCTGGAGCAGACCGTGCATCGGGAGGTTATGGAAGAAACCGGCGTCAGGGTGCATAACATCCGGTATTACAAGTCCCAGCCCTGGGGAATGGCGCAGGACCTGCTGGTGGGCTTTTACTGTGGCGCGGACGAGGAGTCCGTGATCCGGATGGATCCGAATGAACTGAAATATGCTGAATGGGTACGGCGGGAAGACATCGTCCTGCAGCCGAACAACCTGAGCCTCACCAATGAGATGATGAGGATGTTTAAAGAAGGGAAAAAGGTATAA
- a CDS encoding flavodoxin family protein, whose translation MKVLVLNGSPKKKSDTFRMAEAFLRGLNKNQEHEVQIVNVIDKKIAPCRGCFGCWQKLDGHCVIEDDQNALLDEYRSADIIIWNFPLYCYGMPSHLKAFLDRTIPLVKMDMRQEENGRVRHEALVDFSRIHTVVLCGCGFPDWEGNFDGLKMQCRQCFGNLEMVCVPETPMLNVPEAAPLADPLLASFEKAGEEYAASLKLSAETIARLETPMIPKEMYINIVNGNA comes from the coding sequence ATGAAAGTACTTGTACTGAACGGGAGCCCCAAGAAGAAAAGCGATACCTTCCGGATGGCGGAAGCCTTCCTGCGGGGACTGAATAAAAACCAGGAACACGAGGTTCAGATCGTCAACGTGATTGACAAAAAGATCGCCCCCTGCAGGGGATGCTTCGGCTGCTGGCAGAAGCTGGACGGTCACTGCGTGATTGAGGATGACCAGAATGCCCTCCTGGACGAATACCGGAGTGCCGACATCATCATCTGGAACTTTCCGCTGTATTGCTACGGCATGCCGTCCCACCTGAAGGCGTTCCTGGACCGGACAATCCCGCTGGTCAAAATGGATATGCGCCAGGAGGAGAACGGAAGGGTACGGCATGAAGCCCTGGTCGATTTTTCCAGGATACATACGGTGGTTCTCTGCGGATGCGGATTCCCGGACTGGGAAGGAAATTTTGACGGACTGAAGATGCAGTGCAGGCAGTGCTTCGGCAACCTGGAAATGGTTTGTGTTCCGGAAACTCCCATGCTGAACGTCCCGGAAGCCGCACCGCTGGCGGATCCGCTGCTGGCCAGCTTTGAAAAGGCAGGGGAGGAATATGCCGCCAGCCTGAAGCTTTCAGCGGAGACAATCGCCAGGCTGGAAACCCCGATGATCCCGAAGGAGATGTATATCAATATTGTGAACGGAAACGCATAA
- a CDS encoding beta-glucosidase produces the protein MDRNTPLYDTGLSNEARAKWLVSQMSVEEKFSWFSLRVRNDRLGIIASTCGGEGAHGVQARAGQGELYPPTPTTSFTQPIGMAATFDRELIRKAGDVTGKESRAFGNAVGKGGHGRLAPTVDLCRDPRWGRNEEGYGEDPYLTGKMASAYITGMQDEHNYDGTPLAPGARGDRIRTAAVLKHFYANNQEYRRAYDSFDISDKVKYDYELEPFRYCAQEGHAEGVMTSYNEINHLPAMLNHEVQDILKDQWGIQYAMTDGGDFLQTVNFHHYYESHAETLAEGVKAGVDAMLDNQTEVVKAAKEAYERGLISEEEMDKSIVCTVVELIRQGAFDPEDPYAELDMADVGTDEAKRISLEMSKASNVLLKNENHFLPFSKEDDIALIGFVGNNWYMDWYAGKPLYRVTLKAGLEKKMHRTIPYESGQTLFRFRAGDKYIGASLPARIPWGTPDPGPAELILVDKAEDAVVFEQLNWGCGSNFLYAPEFRKYATVGPDGKITLSSDEPFTFKLMENFTIGKADAVRTPQPRNANCVELTEYWNDEACDVKLYCFGNRNVYLEDGKLKTDPLVRLAPESNTKEGGNILEAWAGSEKEATALTVEIVSDGIQRAKELARKAKKVIVALGCNPVMNAKEEIDRSTIEMIPLQQKLLEAVYEVNPNVAVVLITNYPYAINWMQEHVPAILLNATGSQDLGNGLAAAIFGEANPAGRLPMTWYKSDADLPPMEDYDLINHPRTYRYFDKPVLYPFGYGLSYAAFGYSGLKVEKQNGGLRVSVNVTNTGAVTGDEVAQLYIRRVSPSKTVHPLRRLIGFERLHSLAPGESAEAVFVVNPCDLEIYMEDAGKKVIEPGQYQVYAGGSCLDEQVAAEIEL, from the coding sequence ATGGACAGAAATACCCCTTTGTATGATACAGGCCTTTCGAACGAAGCCCGTGCGAAATGGCTCGTTTCCCAAATGTCGGTTGAGGAAAAGTTCAGCTGGTTCTCCCTGCGGGTCCGGAACGACCGTCTGGGGATCATCGCCTCCACCTGCGGCGGCGAGGGAGCCCACGGCGTTCAGGCCCGGGCCGGTCAGGGAGAGCTGTATCCGCCGACTCCGACCACTTCCTTTACCCAGCCCATCGGTATGGCCGCAACTTTTGACCGGGAGCTGATCCGCAAAGCCGGTGACGTGACCGGAAAGGAATCCCGCGCCTTCGGAAATGCTGTCGGCAAGGGCGGTCACGGCCGCCTTGCGCCCACTGTCGATCTGTGCCGTGATCCCCGCTGGGGCCGGAACGAAGAAGGATACGGCGAAGACCCGTACCTGACCGGTAAGATGGCCTCCGCATACATCACCGGCATGCAGGACGAGCATAACTATGACGGCACGCCCCTTGCCCCCGGTGCCCGGGGAGACCGTATCCGGACCGCCGCGGTACTGAAGCACTTTTATGCCAACAATCAGGAATACCGGCGCGCATACGACAGCTTTGACATCAGCGACAAGGTCAAGTACGACTATGAACTGGAGCCTTTCCGCTATTGCGCTCAGGAAGGCCATGCGGAAGGCGTTATGACCTCCTATAATGAGATCAATCATCTGCCCGCCATGCTCAACCATGAGGTTCAGGACATCCTGAAGGATCAGTGGGGCATTCAGTATGCCATGACGGACGGCGGCGATTTCCTGCAGACCGTAAACTTCCATCATTATTATGAATCCCATGCGGAAACCCTGGCTGAGGGTGTGAAAGCCGGTGTGGACGCCATGCTGGACAATCAGACCGAGGTCGTTAAAGCGGCAAAGGAAGCCTATGAGCGCGGCCTGATCAGCGAAGAAGAAATGGATAAATCTATTGTCTGCACGGTTGTAGAGCTGATCCGCCAGGGTGCCTTCGATCCGGAGGACCCCTATGCCGAACTGGATATGGCTGATGTGGGGACGGATGAGGCGAAACGGATCTCCCTGGAAATGAGCAAGGCCTCCAACGTCCTGCTGAAAAACGAGAACCATTTCCTGCCCTTCTCAAAAGAGGACGATATTGCTCTGATCGGATTTGTGGGAAACAATTGGTACATGGACTGGTACGCCGGAAAGCCGCTGTACAGGGTGACGCTGAAGGCCGGCCTGGAAAAGAAGATGCACCGGACAATTCCCTATGAAAGCGGACAAACCCTGTTCCGCTTCAGGGCCGGAGACAAGTATATCGGCGCCAGCCTTCCGGCGCGGATCCCGTGGGGAACCCCTGATCCCGGCCCGGCAGAATTAATCCTGGTGGATAAAGCGGAAGATGCCGTCGTCTTCGAACAGCTGAACTGGGGCTGCGGCAGCAATTTCCTCTACGCTCCCGAATTCAGGAAATACGCGACGGTGGGACCGGACGGAAAGATCACCCTGTCTTCCGATGAACCATTCACCTTTAAACTCATGGAAAACTTCACCATCGGCAAAGCGGACGCTGTCCGCACACCGCAGCCCCGGAATGCAAACTGCGTGGAGCTCACCGAATACTGGAATGACGAAGCTTGCGACGTGAAGCTCTACTGTTTTGGCAACCGCAACGTCTACCTGGAGGACGGAAAGCTGAAGACGGATCCTCTGGTCCGTCTCGCACCCGAAAGCAACACCAAGGAAGGCGGCAATATTCTGGAAGCCTGGGCCGGTTCCGAAAAGGAAGCGACAGCGCTCACCGTGGAGATTGTCTCCGACGGCATCCAGCGCGCAAAGGAACTGGCCAGGAAAGCAAAAAAGGTCATTGTTGCCCTGGGCTGCAACCCTGTCATGAACGCGAAGGAAGAGATCGACCGGAGCACCATTGAAATGATCCCCCTGCAGCAGAAACTGCTGGAGGCGGTATACGAGGTAAACCCGAACGTCGCGGTTGTCCTGATCACAAACTATCCTTACGCCATCAACTGGATGCAGGAGCATGTGCCGGCCATTCTGCTGAACGCAACCGGTTCCCAGGATCTGGGCAACGGCCTGGCCGCTGCAATCTTTGGGGAAGCGAACCCGGCCGGACGTCTCCCGATGACCTGGTATAAAAGCGATGCAGACCTGCCGCCGATGGAAGACTATGACCTGATCAATCACCCCCGTACCTACCGGTACTTTGACAAACCGGTGCTGTATCCCTTCGGCTACGGCCTGAGCTATGCCGCCTTCGGCTACAGCGGTCTGAAGGTTGAGAAACAGAACGGCGGCCTGCGGGTCTCCGTGAATGTAACGAACACCGGCGCCGTAACCGGCGATGAGGTGGCCCAGTTGTATATCAGGCGCGTATCGCCCTCGAAAACGGTCCACCCGCTGCGCCGGCTTATCGGCTTTGAACGGCTTCACAGCCTCGCACCCGGAGAAAGCGCGGAAGCAGTCTTCGTTGTCAATCCCTGCGACCTGGAAATCTATATGGAGGATGCCGGGAAAAAGGTTATTGAGCCCGGTCAATATCAGGTATACGCCGGCGGCTCCTGCCTGGATGAACAGGTTGCTGCGGAGATCGAATTATAA
- a CDS encoding glycosyltransferase family 4 protein, translating into MQKEAKRIAIIGHKFIPSRDGGVEVVVSNLAPHLAEAGYKVTCYNRTSKEARKLRRQGNLAREYRGVRLIWTPTVDRRGLAAVSSSVLATIMAAFSRFDLVHFHAEGPCVFCWLPRLMGKKVVVTVHGLDHKRQKWGKFASAYILRGEKAAVRHAHSIIVLNTSMQEYFLREYGRDTVLIPNGVEPAEIRPAREIIEQFGLVSRGYILFVGRLDPGKGIHYLIDAYRKLHTDKKLVIAGGSSDTDDYVKQLHEMAGDTPSIIFTGFLQGPVLEELYSNAHLYVLPSDHEGMPLSLLEAMNYGCCCVTSDIRECTAVMNGCGLTFPRGNAEALRETLQNLCDHPDQAEAYRSEAREVISSKYTWQEIAEQTDRLYRRLLDG; encoded by the coding sequence GTGCAGAAAGAAGCGAAACGGATCGCAATAATCGGACACAAATTCATCCCCTCCAGGGACGGAGGAGTGGAGGTTGTTGTAAGCAACCTTGCGCCGCATCTCGCGGAGGCCGGCTATAAGGTGACCTGCTATAACAGGACAAGCAAAGAGGCCAGGAAGCTTCGGAGACAAGGGAACCTGGCACGGGAATACCGGGGAGTCCGGCTGATCTGGACGCCGACGGTGGACCGCCGCGGGCTGGCGGCTGTATCCTCCTCAGTCCTTGCGACGATCATGGCGGCATTCAGCCGGTTTGATTTGGTGCACTTCCATGCGGAGGGACCGTGTGTTTTCTGCTGGCTGCCGAGACTCATGGGCAAAAAGGTCGTGGTGACTGTCCACGGGCTTGACCATAAGCGTCAGAAATGGGGGAAGTTCGCTTCCGCATATATTCTGCGAGGAGAAAAAGCGGCGGTTCGTCATGCCCACAGCATTATCGTGCTGAACACCAGCATGCAGGAGTATTTCCTCAGGGAATACGGACGGGATACGGTGCTGATTCCCAACGGTGTCGAACCGGCAGAGATTCGGCCGGCTCGTGAGATTATCGAGCAGTTCGGACTGGTTTCCCGGGGATACATCCTTTTTGTGGGCCGCCTTGATCCGGGAAAAGGAATTCACTACCTCATTGATGCATACCGGAAGCTCCATACGGATAAGAAGCTGGTGATCGCCGGCGGATCATCGGATACAGATGACTATGTGAAGCAGCTGCATGAAATGGCCGGAGATACCCCGTCCATCATCTTTACCGGTTTCCTGCAGGGGCCTGTCCTGGAAGAGCTGTACAGCAATGCGCATCTGTATGTGCTGCCCAGCGACCACGAGGGTATGCCGCTCAGCCTGCTGGAGGCTATGAATTACGGCTGCTGCTGCGTGACATCCGATATCAGGGAGTGTACAGCTGTTATGAACGGCTGCGGCCTCACTTTTCCCCGCGGGAACGCGGAAGCCCTGCGGGAGACGCTGCAGAACCTGTGCGACCATCCCGATCAGGCGGAAGCATATCGCAGTGAAGCCCGGGAAGTGATTTCGTCCAAGTATACCTGGCAGGAGATTGCGGAGCAGACGGACAGGCTGTACAGGAGACTCCTGGACGGCTGA
- a CDS encoding GNAT family N-acetyltransferase: protein MIEFKKFTDFPRGTLYDILADAYSYDKRNRQIWEENWKETDDFFYDNPEIADKYSLVTCLDGEPIGFVTWDPRHRPDYVEIGHNGIREQYKRRGYGHLQLEEALRRIRAYEGLKRIIVCTNSNLIAPRNYESVGFVLYDRKPNETKSAYTGDYLYYEIVL from the coding sequence ATGATTGAGTTTAAGAAATTTACCGATTTCCCGCGGGGCACGCTCTATGATATCCTTGCGGACGCCTATTCCTACGATAAAAGAAACCGGCAGATCTGGGAGGAGAACTGGAAGGAGACGGATGACTTCTTCTATGATAATCCGGAGATTGCCGACAAATACAGCCTGGTCACCTGCCTGGACGGAGAACCGATCGGGTTTGTGACGTGGGATCCGCGGCACAGACCGGATTACGTCGAGATCGGCCATAACGGTATCCGGGAACAATACAAGCGCAGGGGATACGGACATCTGCAGCTGGAAGAGGCCTTGCGCAGGATCCGGGCGTATGAGGGACTGAAGCGGATCATTGTGTGTACCAACAGTAACCTGATCGCTCCGAGGAATTATGAGTCAGTTGGCTTCGTTCTATATGACAGGAAGCCCAATGAGACGAAAAGCGCATATACCGGGGATTATCTATACTACGAAATCGTTCTGTAA
- a CDS encoding oligosaccharide flippase family protein has product MKLERTRNATRNIVFDGTLEMANLLFPFVIRSVMLHCLGTEYLGLNGLFKSLLTFLNLAELGVGSAMVFSMYKPIAEDDTRTICALLRLYRTLYRIIGLVIAMLGLLLIPVLPGLIKGDVPAGMNLYVLYLMNLGNTVVTYWLFAYKSSLLQAHQRRDVISKVSLAVRITEYTLKILILVFIRDYYLYLSVQLLSQITVNVLTAVYASRMYPRYVPEGNLPKEKRMDILRRVRDLFTSKLSATVFDSADTLVISAFMGLTVLALYQNYYFVITALRIMLVVLLNACMAGVGNKMVMESREANYRDLEKISLLFSWVLGVSSSMLLCVFQPFMNLWMGEENMLPMGLVLCFVVYYYSMGANKLVNMFKDAAGIWRQDRWRPLTAALVNLGLNLATVRWLGLYGVLLSSVISIVAIQIPWLFHNLFREVFPREQLGRYIRLFCGLTAAALASCTASWFACRLFTLDTWPALILNAAVSFLVPNLIYFAIYGRNHVFRESLSQLKRNILPGNRKTQDADTPVGEGRTEE; this is encoded by the coding sequence ATGAAGCTTGAACGCACCAGAAACGCGACAAGGAACATTGTGTTTGACGGGACACTGGAAATGGCCAACCTGCTGTTTCCGTTTGTCATTCGCTCTGTCATGCTGCATTGCCTGGGAACAGAATACCTGGGCCTGAACGGCCTGTTCAAGTCGCTCCTGACCTTCCTGAACCTGGCAGAGCTCGGCGTGGGCAGCGCAATGGTATTCAGCATGTACAAACCCATTGCCGAAGATGATACCCGGACCATCTGCGCCCTGCTGCGCCTGTATCGTACCCTCTACCGGATCATCGGACTGGTAATCGCCATGCTGGGGCTGCTCCTGATCCCTGTTCTGCCGGGACTCATCAAGGGGGATGTCCCCGCCGGCATGAACCTGTACGTCCTGTACCTGATGAACCTGGGGAACACGGTGGTGACGTACTGGCTGTTCGCTTACAAAAGCAGCCTGCTCCAGGCGCACCAGCGGCGGGATGTAATCAGCAAGGTCAGCCTGGCGGTGCGGATCACGGAATATACCCTGAAGATCCTGATCCTGGTTTTTATACGGGATTATTATCTCTACCTGTCCGTCCAGCTGCTGAGCCAGATTACCGTGAACGTGCTGACGGCGGTGTACGCGTCCAGAATGTATCCCCGATACGTGCCCGAAGGAAACCTGCCGAAAGAAAAGCGAATGGATATTCTGCGCAGGGTACGGGATCTTTTTACTTCCAAGCTTTCCGCCACGGTTTTTGATTCCGCGGACACCCTGGTGATCTCCGCTTTTATGGGCCTGACCGTCCTGGCACTTTATCAGAATTACTATTTTGTGATTACCGCACTGCGGATCATGCTGGTGGTGCTTCTCAACGCCTGTATGGCCGGAGTGGGCAACAAGATGGTCATGGAGAGCCGGGAAGCGAATTACCGGGACCTGGAAAAGATCAGCCTCCTGTTCAGTTGGGTGCTGGGGGTGAGCAGCTCCATGCTGCTGTGTGTATTCCAGCCGTTTATGAATCTCTGGATGGGCGAAGAGAATATGCTCCCCATGGGGCTGGTGCTTTGCTTCGTCGTTTATTACTACTCCATGGGTGCCAATAAGCTGGTCAATATGTTCAAGGATGCAGCGGGCATATGGCGGCAGGACCGCTGGAGGCCCCTGACGGCGGCGCTGGTCAATCTGGGCCTGAACCTGGCCACGGTCCGGTGGCTGGGGCTGTACGGGGTGCTGCTTTCCTCGGTTATCTCCATCGTTGCTATCCAGATTCCCTGGCTGTTCCACAACCTGTTCAGGGAAGTGTTCCCCCGGGAACAGCTGGGCCGGTATATCCGGCTTTTCTGCGGACTGACGGCGGCTGCCCTGGCATCCTGCACAGCATCATGGTTTGCCTGCCGCCTGTTTACGCTGGATACATGGCCGGCCCTGATCCTGAATGCCGCAGTGAGTTTCCTGGTACCGAATCTGATCTACTTTGCCATTTACGGACGAAACCACGTGTTCCGGGAAAGCCTTTCACAGCTGAAAAGGAACATCCTGCCGGGAAACCGGAAGACACAGGATGCGGACACCCCAGTCGGGGAAGGGAGAACCGAAGAATGA
- a CDS encoding SGNH/GDSL hydrolase family protein, protein MTNKELQSIYFGAYTFDETEDGWLQAFQYSKEQVAYFESCIKIGLDFWYDRCLATTAKTLEMTTDARTISFEYKFIWEGSPDSFELMVDRLITEIRYVKDLPKEGKLEWKLPEGKKDIVIYLPADATVLIRNCEIDGSFTPARKNEKVLWLGDSITQGYGPLRSAMTYVSVANRILNYDIINQGIGGYVYDKKSLMKMEGYTPDKIIVALGTNQFGCETMKDVEEYYETLIGIYGERIPVLCISPLWRGDLPEQIPVLIRFCENVKAIAGRYSNVKVVDGFRLVPHLPEYFLDNLHPNALGAEVYGRNLVEAIRNLKF, encoded by the coding sequence ATGACAAACAAGGAATTGCAAAGCATTTATTTCGGCGCCTATACTTTTGATGAGACAGAAGACGGCTGGCTGCAGGCGTTCCAGTATTCGAAGGAGCAGGTGGCATATTTTGAATCCTGCATCAAGATCGGACTGGATTTCTGGTATGACCGGTGCCTGGCCACTACCGCCAAGACGCTGGAGATGACCACGGACGCCCGGACGATTTCCTTTGAATACAAATTTATCTGGGAGGGATCCCCGGACTCCTTTGAACTGATGGTTGACAGACTGATTACCGAAATCCGTTACGTGAAGGACCTGCCGAAGGAAGGAAAGCTGGAATGGAAGCTTCCGGAAGGGAAAAAGGATATTGTGATTTATCTTCCTGCGGACGCGACCGTGCTGATCCGCAACTGCGAGATTGACGGATCCTTTACTCCGGCGCGCAAGAATGAAAAGGTGCTGTGGCTCGGGGATTCGATTACCCAGGGCTACGGACCGCTTCGCTCCGCGATGACGTACGTCAGCGTGGCCAACAGGATCCTGAACTACGATATCATCAACCAGGGAATCGGCGGATACGTCTATGACAAAAAGTCCCTGATGAAGATGGAAGGCTATACACCGGACAAGATTATTGTGGCCCTGGGAACAAACCAGTTCGGCTGTGAAACCATGAAAGACGTGGAAGAATACTATGAAACGCTGATCGGAATTTACGGAGAACGGATCCCGGTTCTTTGCATTTCACCCCTATGGCGCGGGGATTTGCCGGAACAGATTCCCGTGCTGATCCGCTTCTGCGAAAACGTGAAAGCGATCGCCGGCCGTTATTCCAATGTGAAAGTGGTTGACGGGTTCAGACTGGTTCCGCACCTTCCGGAGTACTTCCTGGACAATCTCCATCCCAATGCGCTGGGAGCGGAAGTCTACGGCAGGAACCTGGTGGAAGCGATCAGGAACCTGAAGTTCTGA
- a CDS encoding sugar transferase, producing MYKRRVRGWSQHIDFMFLDILCAFVSLLAAFLIVEKEGVNSRFFWWMALEIILVNTVVMIVMDTYHSVLHHSPWDEMIRLLSQTGNVILVLLIIRLLDQSVEADLLKITLYGLPMYLVSCYIMRQVYKSFLKKKHHIHNRHSMLIALEASQIPTVIPRILRSNYGIYRFSGMAIMGANSSEEQVRHALNQVREEYPEVDTIPVVATADTLEQYLTNNWVDEVYLDVPPGTDMPVDLINSLMRIGITIHTALTSLDDIESRHKNVEWICGHLTITTSLGYVTGRDLLLKRIMDIAGGLIGALITLLLIPTVGLAIWLSDPGPIFFSQIRIGENGKKFRMYKFRSMYMDAEARKKQVAKENGQEGHLMFKMENDPRIIGSKQGPDGKWKKGVGGWIRALSLDEFPQFFNVLKGEMSLVGTRPPTVDEWQRYEPYHRSRMSTRPGITGLWQVSGRSNIRDFNTVVRMDREYIENWSLKKDIYILFKTIWVVFRRIGTM from the coding sequence ATGTACAAACGAAGGGTGCGCGGCTGGTCCCAGCATATAGACTTTATGTTTCTGGACATCCTCTGCGCTTTCGTCAGCCTTCTGGCTGCATTCCTGATCGTTGAAAAGGAAGGTGTAAACTCCCGCTTTTTCTGGTGGATGGCCCTGGAAATCATCCTGGTGAATACGGTTGTGATGATTGTCATGGACACCTATCACAGTGTGCTGCATCATTCACCGTGGGATGAGATGATCCGGCTCCTCAGCCAGACAGGAAATGTGATACTTGTCCTGCTGATTATCCGGCTGCTGGACCAGTCTGTTGAAGCAGACCTGCTGAAGATCACGCTATATGGCTTGCCGATGTATCTGGTGTCCTGTTATATCATGCGTCAGGTATACAAGAGTTTTCTGAAGAAAAAACACCATATCCATAACCGGCATTCCATGCTGATTGCGTTGGAAGCCTCCCAAATTCCGACAGTCATCCCGAGAATTCTCCGTTCGAATTACGGAATCTACCGATTCTCCGGTATGGCGATTATGGGAGCCAATTCTTCCGAAGAACAGGTGAGGCATGCGCTGAACCAGGTGCGGGAGGAGTATCCGGAAGTGGACACGATTCCGGTTGTGGCTACAGCTGATACGCTGGAGCAATACCTGACCAATAACTGGGTGGATGAAGTGTATCTGGACGTTCCGCCCGGAACAGATATGCCTGTGGACCTTATCAACAGCCTCATGCGCATAGGTATTACCATTCATACCGCCCTTACGTCCCTGGATGACATCGAATCCCGGCATAAGAACGTGGAATGGATCTGCGGTCACCTGACCATTACGACTTCTCTGGGTTATGTCACAGGGCGTGATCTGCTGCTGAAGCGAATCATGGATATCGCAGGCGGACTGATCGGTGCCCTGATTACACTGCTTCTTATTCCGACTGTAGGATTGGCAATCTGGCTCTCTGATCCGGGACCGATCTTTTTCTCCCAGATCCGGATCGGTGAAAACGGGAAGAAGTTCAGGATGTATAAGTTCCGCAGCATGTATATGGATGCGGAAGCACGGAAAAAGCAGGTGGCAAAGGAAAACGGCCAGGAAGGCCACCTTATGTTCAAGATGGAAAATGATCCGCGCATTATCGGAAGCAAACAAGGCCCTGACGGAAAATGGAAGAAGGGGGTGGGCGGATGGATCCGCGCCCTGTCCCTGGATGAGTTTCCTCAGTTTTTCAATGTCCTGAAAGGTGAAATGTCCCTGGTTGGAACCCGTCCGCCTACGGTGGACGAATGGCAGCGGTACGAGCCCTATCACCGGTCCAGGATGTCCACACGGCCTGGAATTACGGGACTCTGGCAGGTCAGCGGCCGCAGCAATATCCGCGATTTTAACACAGTGGTTCGTATGGACCGGGAATACATCGAAAACTGGTCTCTCAAAAAGGATATTTATATCTTATTCAAAACCATATGGGTTGTGTTCAGACGGATCGGAACGATGTAA
- a CDS encoding glycosyltransferase family 2 protein — translation MISVIVPVYNVEKYLRKCVDSILNQTYTDFELLLVDDGSTDGCPQICDDYAACDSRVRVIHKPNGGLISARNKGILAARGDYVCILDGDDWALENMLQFIHDTVSGSPELPDMVLFAAHNVYADHMEDTLNNVPEGYYNRERLEKEIFPYLLMDTRTGLHPGRIQAHTWDKAFRRELLVGHYTRDERIRVFTDVPMTYECLLHCQYVYICNEPLYMYNKTNEDSIRARSRENLLTKSFGYLVAYMREHMSGLTPTIGRQLNEYAAMLIIRTGKWRVQTEPSLRDAARHMKQGLRESEMLSFVSVKGLPRKAGAVILLLKMHLVMPAVLLCAARVRQEKKLDV, via the coding sequence ATGATCAGTGTTATTGTGCCGGTATATAATGTGGAAAAATACCTGAGAAAATGCGTGGATAGTATCCTGAATCAAACCTATACCGATTTTGAATTGCTGCTGGTGGATGATGGCTCAACGGATGGGTGCCCGCAGATTTGCGATGATTACGCAGCCTGTGATTCCCGCGTGCGGGTGATCCATAAGCCCAACGGCGGGTTGATTTCCGCCCGGAATAAGGGCATCCTTGCTGCCCGGGGGGACTATGTCTGTATCCTGGACGGGGATGACTGGGCTCTCGAAAACATGCTGCAATTCATTCACGATACCGTATCCGGTTCACCGGAACTGCCCGACATGGTGCTTTTCGCTGCCCACAATGTATATGCGGATCATATGGAAGATACGCTGAACAATGTACCGGAAGGATACTACAACCGGGAACGACTGGAGAAGGAAATTTTCCCGTATCTGCTTATGGATACGCGGACCGGGCTTCATCCGGGCAGGATTCAGGCACATACCTGGGATAAGGCTTTCAGGCGTGAACTGCTGGTCGGGCATTATACACGTGACGAGAGGATCCGCGTTTTTACCGACGTGCCCATGACCTATGAATGCCTTCTGCACTGCCAGTACGTGTACATATGCAACGAACCTTTGTATATGTACAATAAAACCAATGAGGACTCGATCCGTGCCAGAAGCCGGGAGAACCTCCTCACAAAAAGTTTCGGTTACCTGGTCGCCTATATGAGGGAGCATATGAGCGGCCTGACGCCAACCATCGGCCGCCAGCTCAACGAATACGCGGCAATGCTGATTATCCGTACCGGAAAATGGCGTGTCCAGACGGAGCCCTCCCTGCGGGACGCAGCGCGGCATATGAAGCAGGGACTCCGTGAATCGGAGATGCTGTCCTTTGTGTCAGTCAAGGGCCTGCCGCGAAAGGCGGGAGCCGTCATCCTGCTGCTGAAAATGCATCTGGTGATGCCGGCTGTGCTGCTGTGCGCCGCCCGGGTCAGGCAGGAGAAAAAACTGGACGTATAA